Proteins encoded together in one Benincasa hispida cultivar B227 chromosome 1, ASM972705v1, whole genome shotgun sequence window:
- the LOC120074053 gene encoding uncharacterized protein LOC120074053, translating into MANPSGNHQEAGQPSSSFDGGNPSNGNSTPVAAADNSSSALAMKHNPGISTDWTSDEQVTLEEGLKKYASESSVIRYAKIAMQLPNKTVRDVALRCRWMNKKENSKRRKEEHNLTRKNKDKKERVSDPSMKSAQVAARPNVPPYGMPMIPMDNDDGISYKAIGGTTGELLEQNEHAMHQISSNLASFQIQDNISLFCQTRDNILKIMNDLNEMPEVMKQMPPLPVKVNEELANTILPPTAHSLQS; encoded by the exons ATGGCTAACCCATCTGGGAACCATCAAGAAGCTGGCCAACCATCGTCTTCCTTCGATGGAGGGAACCCCAGCAACGGTAATTCGACCCCTGTAGCTGCAGCGGATAATTCGAGTTCGGCTCTTGCTATGAAGCACAACCCAGGTATTTCAACGGATTGGACATCTGATGAGCAGGTCACACTGGAAGAAGGGCTTAAGAA ATATGCCTCAGAGTCTAGTGTCATTCGGTATGCAAAGATTGCAATGCAGCTACCAAATAAGACTGTACGAGATGTTGCTTTGCGTTGCAGATGGATGAAT aaaaaggaaaatagcaaGAGAAGGAAGGAAGAACACAATTTAACAAGAAAGAATAAAGATAAAAAG GAAAGAGTATCTGACCCTTCAATGAAGTCAGCACAGGTTGCAGCAAGGCCTAATGTGCCTCCTTATGGAATGCCTATGATTCCTATGGACAATGATGATGGTATCTCATATAAAG CTATTGGTGGTACAACTGGAGAGCTTCTTGAACAGAATGAACATGCAATGCATCAAATTTCTTCTAACCTTGCATCTTTTCAG ATACAAGATAATATCAGTCTCTTCTGCCAAACGCGGGATAACATCCTGAAAATAATGAACGA CTTAAACGAAATGCCGGAAGTAATGAAGCAGATGCCCCCTCTTCCGGTGAAGGTGAACGAAGAGTTAGCGAACACGATCCTTCCACCGACTGCTCATTCCTTGCAATCATGA